The region GGGAAACAAAAAATCCGCTATTTCCTGATCTAGACGATTCTTCTATTACAACAACGTTATATAGGAAGTCTGCACCGGATCCACCGTATTCTTCAGGAACATCTGGACAGAGAAGTCCGCTTGCTCCGGCTTTTTTCCAAAGCTCTTTCGGGACCATTCCCACTTTTTCCCACTCGTGGTGATGAGGAGTAACTTCTGCTTCAAAGAATTTGCGCGCCATGTCGCGAAAAGCTTCGTGCTCTTCGGTAAATTGTAGGACTCTATCCATTTCTATCCCCCCGCTTTAGTAGACGGTATTCATTCTCATGTAAACGCCGGGATTCCGTTTAATGTACTGTATCAGTTCGTTCTGTGAAATAGAAAACAATTCCGTTTCCGACTCCGCTTGGAACGTATAACTGGATACCAGTTTTTTGGATATCGCGTAGATCTCTCCCACGAAGTCTCCGTCGCTCAGTTCGGCTAATTTTTTGCCTGCCTGATATACGCTTACTTTTCCATGACGAATGATATATGCTTCGTGGTAAAACGCTTTTTCCGAGATAAGCACTGAACCCCTGTTCACCTTGGAAAGTCGCATAATCATCTCAAGTTGAGTGACCTGATGACTAGTAAGTCCTTTGAAATGTCTGGAATCTATAAGTGTCTTCCAAGAATTGCTATCGCGAATGCTGTTCAGTCGAATCAAGTTCTGTCTTAGGTCCGTATTTCGAATAAATTGTAAGAACTTGTTCTTATCTATAGTAAGAGCTACTACATCTGTCTCCGCATATACGTCTGCTGCCCTAGGCAAATCTAAAACGAGAGAAGCCTCTCCGAAATATTCATATTGTCCGTAGCGCTTGATCGGTCCGATATCTGAATTTGCGAGTAAGCCTTCGAATTTCACATTTCCGGAAGCGATGATATAGAACTTATCACCAGGAGTTCCCTTCTTAATAATCTGATCTCCGCGCTTGTATCTTTCTTCCTGGACGATAAGAAGGAACTCCTTCGCCTTCTCTATCGGAAAACCGCTGAAAATATCGATCTGGCTTAAGATATCTAGTAAGTTATAAGCCTCCATATGCTTTGGAGGAGTGATCTCTGGATAAACAGTGTTCTCTATCCCAAAACGAGCCAGCTTCAACTTGGTGCCTTCCGGCATATCCGATCTAGCGATATGATAGACTGTGATCTTTTCTTGGATGTCGGGAGGAAGGCTAGCCAAATAACTCACCCTAGTATGAAGAGGGGGAATTCCTGCTTCATGATAGATAATCCTTCTGTCCCAAGGAAACTCTTTCAGGAATTTCCAGCGAGATTCCGGAAGAACCCCCTTTTCGAACATCTTCTCATGTACATCCGGTTCGTTCAAATGATCAGAAGTATATACGAAGGATTGGTCTTGGAAGAAGAACTCGAATCCTACAGAAGGAATAGAATGAAGTGCATAATGAAAATTGAATTCTCCCCCGTTGATCATTGCGGGTCGCCCGATGATGATCGGTTGAAAATTAAATAATTCTAATAATTCTTTGCGGGGAATTTTAGTGAGAGCAGAATACTTGCGAATAAAGCTCTCCATCACAGTCGCAGTCGCATGAATGGTGATCTTAGTCTCTTCCATAATCTTTTGGAAGGTTCCTGCGTCATGGTCGGCATGGCAGTGAGTGAGAATCACATGGTTGATGAGCTTAGGATTCACATTGGACATGCGAAGCCATTCGGTAGAATTTACCGGAGGATCCACCATAATCCCCTGGTGATTCAGCCAGATAATGAATCCCGAAGTGTTGTCCTCAGGATCGAATCCATGAGAAGGTCCTAAACAAGTAATTCCTAATATAGGTGCTTGGAAAGGTTCCTCTAATCTATGACCGATCTCATACTTGATATTAAAACCGACCTCGCCTGGGATCTCAGTCTCTTTGGAACCGTCGGTGATCCTAAAATCGCCTGATGGAAGTTTGCGAACCAAGACCTTTCCGAGGTTCACCATATTATCCGTATCGAATACTAGGAACTCGACCACATCGTCTAGTCCCTTATACCCTCTGAAATATGCCATCTCCGCTTTCATATCCGGAAAGCCATAAGACTCAGCGCCGTTCAGATATTCAGATTCTAAATTGATCTCTTCAGGACCCATTAAGGATTCTTTAAGTACTGTAATGAGCTGATCCTTCTGTTCGGAAGTACAGATAATGGTGGTTTTCTTTTGTCTTAAGAAGAAGTTGAAGTATATGGGAAATTCTAGCTCTGCGGTGCTAATCCCCTTTTCTACGTGAAAGAATTTGTTCGGAAGAATGAATACCAGGGGAGTTTTCTTTTCCGCCATCGTGTCCTTGATGGTTTCGGGAGGAGAGCCGATTTGAAAGTATCCCTCACTCGTATCTACGAGATACCCTCCTCTAGGAAGTTCTATATATCCCCTGGTTTGTTCTTTTAGCATGAGATTTCTGCCGCAGTTTTCGTTTTTTAGAAAAAGCTTATTTATGTCTTTCGATGAAGCTCTTGATTTGCGCCTTAGGAAGGGCTCCGATAATTTTATCCACCAATTGGCCGTCTTTAAAAAGCAAAAGGGTCGGCAAGGATTGTATGTTTAATTTCTGGGCCGTATCCTGATTATCATCCACGTTTAGTTTTTTTATCTTTAAGGTTCCGTTCAACTCCGAGGAAAGTTCTTCCAAAACCGGGGAAACCATTCTGCAAGGTCCGCACCATTCGGCCCAGCAATCTACAAGGACCATACCTTCAGTGATCTCGGAAGTGAAAGTAGAGTCGTTTATTTCGGTCAATGCCATGAGCTAGATTTTCTCCTTTTTTTTCCCACTCTTTATAACAAATTGGACGGGTCTATTTCTTCTTTTTCTTCTTTTCCTTCTCCGCTTCTATGGCCTCTACCTTTTCTTTTAAGGATTCTATCAGGGTTTTTGTCTTTCCCAGATCCTCGGTTTCTCCCGTAGTTTGTAAGATTTTGCGGTTTACTTCCAGTAGGACGATGGACTTTTTCAAGTCTCCCGCGTCCTGGGTAGAAAGATCGAATTTGGCACGGTACTCCTGAGCGGCGAAGTTACAGAGTTCGAGAATCAAATTATAATGTTCTTGTCTAGGATAATAATAGGGATTCTCTAAGTCTCTTTCCTTCTCAAAAGCCCGGAAGTCAAAAAGATTCTTACTAAGAATGGCGATTTTAAAATGGATCTCCGGAAAGCTCCATTTCCACTTGGAGTTCGAACCAAAGGCCTCTATCGTATTTGTGGTACACATGCGTAGGCCCTTTACGTAATTGAGCCTTTGGACTGGATTAAATTCCTCGATCTTTGCGAGCATGTCCTTGTTTTCCGCAAGACCCGACTCAAAGTCGACGCCCACCACCTTCTCCATGAAAGAAATAGCGCTATAAATTTCTTTCCTACCCTGGTTTAGGTAGGTATCCGATTTCAGATCTAGAACAGCTACGGAGATTTCGTTTATCAAAAGACAGGTATTGATGTTCTTGATAGAATTCAAGGAAAGCGCCACGTTAAAGTAGCCCTCCATCTTCGGATCCTTTCTAGATTGAGCTTTGAGAAGGTTTCCTTCCTTCTTCAAATCCTCCAAAAAGGCTCGAAAATCTACCAGTTTCTCCTGGAATTCCTGCTTTTGTTCCTTTGTCAGAGCCATTATTTATACCTGCACATTAATCAAGCTACCTACAGAAAGGGCATAGAGATAATCAGAATTGGGAGTATTCTCCTCTTTTTTCCGATCTTCTTCTCTAGACTCCTCGCTACCTGGTTGTTGGATAGGAAGAGGAACTGTGATCGAATCTATTGCAGACGTTTCTATTCTCATACCGATTCGCTTCTTTCGCCCTTTCATCAGGACCTTAGTCCTAATAGAATTATCGGATCTTTACTACTAACTATTTGACATATATTGCAGACGCGAAATCCTAACAAAGGAGGAAGATCCATGTATTCACCCCTTGCATTCATAGGAAACTTAGGTTGGCCGGAAATCCTCATTATCCTGTTTTTAGCTCTTCTCCTCTTCGGAGGCAAGCGACTTCCCTCCTTGGCAAAAGATTTAGGAGACGGAATTCGTTCTTTCAGGAAATCTCTATCGGGAGATTCCGAGGGAGAATCCGCTAAGATCCAAGAACCGGAAGAGAAGCCGGCAACCAGCACTAAGAAATCCAAAAAATCCGCTTAATTGACGTAATTGATGCCCGAATCGCTTCGGGCAGATCTTCGCGGATGATTTGCATTCTTATTCTATGTCCTCAAAAACAAAGCCCCCAAAACAAAAAACTCTAGAATCTCCGAAATTAACCCCGGATCCAGATGCCCTCGTAACGGAGAGGGAGAAGTTCATGACCCTGGGCGAGCATTTGGAAGAATTACGCTCGGTACTCCTTCGGACTATATTCGTATTCTCATTCTTCTTCGTTGCTTCTTTGTTTTTCGGAGAAGAGATCCATAAGGTTTTCACAAGACCCTACAAGAACGTATTGGGGGAAGGTGCCACCTTCTACCAGATCAAACTCATGGCTCCGTTCATGGTGTATCTTAGAACCGGATTCATGGTTTCTGTGCTCGTGAGTTTTCCGTTTACCCTTGTCTTTCTCTGGGGATTCGTTGCCCCTGCCCTCGAACCGAAAACAGCAAGACTTGGGAAGGCGCTCATCGCATTTTCAACTGTTCTTTTCTGGTTGGGAGTTTGGCTTTGCTGGACCCAAGCCTTCGAGAATTTCCTCAGAATCTTTTTAGTTACCTTTCGTCCTCTAGATATAGAAACAAAGCTCCCTATCGACGAATACTACGACGTATTCTTTAATATACATCTGATCTTCGGTCTCGCCTTTCAATTGCCGGTTCTAATGGTATTGCTCGCTGCATTGGGTATATTAAAACTTTCTTTCCTACTTTCTCATTGGAGAGAAGCAATCTTAGGACTGGCGGTGGCCGCTGCAGTGCTTTCTCCCGGACCGGATATCATGTCCATGCTCATGCTATTTATTCCTCTATTAGGACTCTTCGCGATCTCACTCGTTTTGATCGCAATTATTGAAAGGAAGTAGGATGTTCCCCCAGATTCAATCCAAGCATCGATTGGCTTTTGCATCATTCACCGCTTCCTTCATTCTATTCTTATTATATTTACTTTTGGATGATTTTCTTTTCGGGGAAGAGATTCGAAAAGAACTCAGGCATTTTGTTTGGCTCCGGTTACTGATAGGATTTTTCTTTTCCGGGATCTTAGGCACCCTAACCTTCTATCTTTTGCAATTTAATTTTAGATCCTTGCGCTCCTTATCCCAGCTATTACAAAACTGGACCCAGGATGTGTACGAAGATTCCGGCGAAATAGAAAGAGAAGACGAGTTAGGAGAACTAGCGAGACATTTCAGGATCGCACTCTACCAGAGAAAGGCCAAGGAAGAGAATGTTTCCCAAGAAGCATTGAGCAAGAAGGAAAGAGAACTCTCGGATAAGATCCAGAAATTCTTTCATAAAGTCCGTTTACACAAGATCAAGAATTTGGACATCACTGTATTTCCACGCAGCTCGGAAAAAGCGGAAAGCGATTATGCAAGTATTATCCCAACCGCCGACGGTTGCTTAGGAATATTGGCAGGCTTTCCGAATTACGGAGCCTTAGAATCCGCATTAAAGACCAGATTAGAAGGAATGATCTCTCTCGCCCAAGAGACTACAGGTCTCCGAGGAGAGGATCTATTGTACAAAATCGATAGAGCTATTCGCTCCACTCCGATTTCTTATTTGAATCTTACCTTATTTTATTTGGAAACAAGGAACGGAGAAGCTGGCATCCTACAATACCAAAAGCTTCCCGCATTCGTTCATCGGAACGGAAAAACAAATGTATTACCAAATTCTAAACAAGTATTTTATGATTTTCGAAGCACTCAAAGGGATGTAAGAAAGATCTCTCTAAAGCCGGGAGAATTTTTCGTAGTCTTAAGCGATCGCCTCTTAGAACTTTCCAATGGAACTACGGAGACCCAATTTCACTCTAAGCTGCAGAATTGGAGCTCCAATAAAGAGTATAAGAATTCCCGGGATCTCACTCTGGATTTCGGTCGTTTCCTCGAAACAGAAGCAGGCAAGAAGGGACTTTCTAATGCTGCAATTCTAACTGTAGGCAGGGTTTGGGATTAAGCGCAGCAATTGCACGCTGATAGAAACCGAGCTTCATAGATCGTAGAGAATCTCTGCGAATCGCAAAACTCGCAGTATTCGAATTGCTTACTTTAAGCGATCTTAGGTTCTTTCTTCAGTACTAGCTTAGGTGGCTTGGTTCCGGTAACCGCATCTTCTGTGATGATTACTTCTTCCACATCTTTGCGGGAAGGAATCTCATACATCAAATCCAACATCAAATTCTCGACGATGGCTCTTAGGCCACGAGCTCCGGACTCTCTTTCAATCGCAAGTTGTGCGATCTTATCTATTGCAGATTCTTCGAAGGAGAGTTTTACATTCTCCATTTCTAGAATCTTAGTGTACTGACGTAAAATTGCGTTCTTAGGCTCTTTGAAAATGCGTTTCAGCATTTCAATGCTCAGGTCTTGCAAGGTTGCAATCACCGGCATACGCCCGATAAACTCAGGAATCAATCCGAACTTCATCAAATCGTCCGGGATCACTCGAGCAAGGATCTCTCCTTTGGACTCGTCTCGGACTACCTTTCCTTCTTTCTCATCGCTACCGAAACCGATGGTTTTCACACCTGTTCTAGTCTTGATGATATTATCCAGATCCACGAAGGCTCCACCCAGAATGAAGAGGATATTCTTAGTATCCACTTGCAGATATTCTTGGTGAGGATGCTTTCTTCCGCCTTGAGGAGGAACATTTGCCACAGTCCCTTCGATAATCTTTAAGAGAGCCTGCTGTACTCCTTCTCCGCTCACATCACGAGTGATGGAAGCGCTGTCGGATTTGCGTGCAATCTTATCTACTTCGTCTATATAGATGATACCGATCTCAGCTTTCTTGATATCGTTGTCCGCGTTTTGGATCAGTTTGAGGATGATATTCTCGACATCTTCCCCTACATAACCTGCTTCAGTTAGAGCGGTTGCATCTACGATCGCAAAAGGAACTTTGATGATCTTAGCAAGAGTTTGTGCAAGAAGGGTTTTTCCGGATCCTGTAGGTCCGATCAGAAGAATATTCGATTTTTCTAATTCGATATCCGCTTTCTTGTCTTTGAGATAAATTCTTTTGTAATGATTGTAAACCGCGACAGACAATGCCTTCTTTGCATGGTCTTGTCCGATTACATACTGATCCAAGATTGCCTTGATAGCCGCAGGATTTGGGACCTCGCCTAAAAGCTCAGTGCGTTCTTTTTCTTGCTCAGGCTCTTCGGCGATGATCTCGTTACAGAGAGAAATACACTCGTCGCAAATATAAACACCGGGACCGGCGACCAACCGTTTGACGGAATCCTGTTCTTTTCCGCAAAACGAACAAAACAATTTTTGCTTACTATTGGTTCCGGTAGGTTTCTTTGCCACGGGATCCCCCTATTAATTCTTCTGGCGCTCGATTGAAATGACGGAGTCTATGATCCCGTAGGCTTGCGCCTCTTCGGCAGTCATATAAAGATCTCTCTCCGTATCTTTCTGGATCATCTCTACGGTCTTATCCGTATGTTTCGCGTAGAGTCCATTCAGAACTTCTTTCAGTTTCAACACTTCCTTAGCTTGGATCGCGATATCGGAAGCTTGGCCGGTAGCACCTCCAGTCGGTTGGTGCATCATGATCCTGGAATGAGGAAGAGCCGAACGTTTGCCCTTTGCTCCACCAGCCAATAATAATGCAGCCATAGAGGAAGCTTGACCTACACAGAGAGTCCGAACATCGGCCTTAATATACTGCATAGTGTCGTAAATGGCAAGCCCGGAAGATACATATCCTCCGGGAGAGTTAATATATAAATAGATGTCTCGGTCGGGGTTTTCCGCGTCTAGAAACAGAAGTTGCGCGATCACAACGTTCGCGTATTCGTCAGAAATTGCATTCCCAAGGAAAATAATCCGGTCTTTTAAAAGACGAGAATATATATCATAGGATCTTTCACTCCTACCCGTTTGCTCGATAACGACAGGAATTACGCTCATACTCCTCCAGTTTCCTTGTTAGAAAGGAATTCCTTTAGCTGACGGATACTCATCTTCTCGTTGTATTTCTTTTCTACAAGCTGGAAGAGGGTATCGTCTATCTTTTTTGCTAAAAAATTGTCCCGGTAAGTCTCGATTAGTTTACCTTTTTCCAACTCTTTTTTAAAATCGGCGTCCGGCATACCGTATCTTGAGGCAAGAGAAGAGATTTCCTTATCGAATTCCTCGTCGCTGAGGGAGATATTCTCGGCCGCAGCCAATTTTTGTCTCGCGAAGTATCCCTTGAGTCTATTCTCTGCAATGTCCTTGAAGGAGCTTCTGATCTCCTCCAAAGGCTTTCCGACCATCTCCGCGTATTTCTCAATGCTCGGAATATGTTCCTTAGGGATCCTTCCCCCCTGGCCTCTGCCAAGGACATCTTGCATCATACCTTGGTATACATGCTCGGACTCTTCGTTCACATAAGAATCCGGGAAGACGAATTTGGAATCTTCGACGAGTTCCTTATAGATCTCCTCCATCTTTTTGGACTTCACGCCTTCGGTATAATTCTTGGTAAGATCTTCCTTGAATTTATCCTTTAATGCCTGAAGAGAAGTGGATCCGTCATACTCGCTTGCTAGATCGTCGTCTAACTCGGGTAATACTTCTTTATAAATTGCCTTGAGAGTCATAGCAAACTCTACAGTCTTGTTCGCGAGGTCTTCTCTTCCGTAATCCGCAGGATAGGTATAAGAGAAGTTTTTAAGTTCTCCGGTCTTCATTCCGTACAGGTGATCGTCGAAGCCTGGAAGATTATTCGCTTCTCCTAATTTATAATCGGAGGAACCATTCTTAGCGTTGGTAGGCTCTTTGCCCTCTTCCTTCACTTCGAATTCCATATCTACGATATCATTTGCTTCCGCGCCTTCTTGCGGCTCTCTTAAAAGCTTGCGAGCGAGTTGCTTACGCACGAACTGCAATTCTTCCACAACATCCTCGTCTGTGACTTGGACTTCAGGAAGTTTGATCTTGATCTTTTTATATTTTCCTAGAGTGACTTCAGGCTCGGAATCATATACTGCGGTCGCAAGTAAGCTCTTGCCGGGAATATAATCCTCAACGGTGAATTTCGGGAATCGGACCATCTTGTGTTCCAGCTTTCCGGAAAGATCACTCACGGTTTCTGCAAGAAGAAGGTTGATTGCGTCGTTTGCAACGGAGTCCCCGAGATGACGCTTGACCATGTCGAGAGGAGCCTTGCCTGGGCGGAAGCCTGGGACCTTCAGTTCCTTTTGCTTTTCTTTATAAGCCTTTTCGAACGCCTTTTCTAGGTCGTTCTTATCAAAGGTAAGTTTTAATTCTACGGATGCGTTTTGATTTTTTTTTGTCTTGAATTCCATGGTTTCAGAAGACAGAGGGCGGACAGACTTTCCTCTGTAAGCGGGAAACGGGATTCGAACCCGCGACCCCCTCCTTGGCAAGGAGGTGCTCTACCACTGAGCTATTCCCGCATTGGTTGGTAGAGCCATAATTTCTCTTTAGGACCCCCTGTAAATCGGTTTTTGCCTAAAAACCCAACAGATCCTTAGGTGTATTCAGATTGGAAAATCCCCTTTTTTCTCGAACAGGTATTTCGAATAAACTCAGATCCGCATCCTCCAGTAGGTCTTTAGGAGAGAAGGAAATCTTCTCCTCTTTTCGAGTTCTTTCCAAGAGAGAAGACAAAAATTCGGATTTATAAAGACCGCATAACGGTTCTATTCCCGCTTCCGTTCGGTAGAAGGCTCCGTCCTTAGAATCTTTTCCCGACATCATTAGCCTAAGAAGGGTCTTAGTCTTCAGTAATGGCATATCCACCGCCAAAACTAAGAAAGAAGAAGGATGAAAGTCTTTCGTCGCCGCAGAAAATGCACTTAAGATCCCGCAAAGAGGGCCCTGGACTTTAGATATAGAGTCGGAGATTAAAAACTCTCGCGAGATATAGTTTGAATAGACTTCTTTTTGTTCTTCTCTAACGGAAACGTATACGGTTTCACAGAGACTCCTAAGTTTATGATAGGACTTCTGCAGAAAATTCGTCTCGTCTCGCAAGGAAAGAAGTGCCTTATCTCTTCCCATCCGAGAGCTTAAGCCTCCGGCAAGAAGAATGCCTGAAGTATCAGTGCTGGGTCTCATGAGAACAGCCTTGCGACCATTCGGAAGATCCGTCTAGGTAGAATTCCCTCTTCCAGATCGGGACTTCGTGTTTCACTCTATCTATAATATAACGATTTGCCGCGTATGCCTCTGCCCTATGCATCGAGCCGGTCTCAACGATAACTGCAATCTCAGATATATTCAATTTTCCTAATCTATGAATGCAATCCGCATGCAATAAATCCCATTTCTCTTTCGCGTCCAAGAGGATCTTGCGGATGGTATCATTTGCCATGGGAACGTAAGCTTCGTATTCCAGGTGAGTCACCTTCTTTCCTTCGTTTACGTTACGCACAATCCCGGAAAAGAAAACATATCCTCCCATTTCGGGAATGTCCGGCAATTTTGAAGGAAGAAGAATGGATTCGAAGGTAATATGAGCGAATGTTTCTAAAACAGACATCTCACCCTCCACTCGAAGGAGGTAGTACGGCCACGATTGCACCTTCTTGCAAAATAAACTCGTCACCAACTACCACCTGGTTCACTGCAAATCGACTGACTTGCAATAGAGAAGAAGCCTCCG is a window of Leptospira semungkisensis DNA encoding:
- a CDS encoding molybdenum cofactor biosynthesis protein MoaE, translated to MSVLETFAHITFESILLPSKLPDIPEMGGYVFFSGIVRNVNEGKKVTHLEYEAYVPMANDTIRKILLDAKEKWDLLHADCIHRLGKLNISEIAVIVETGSMHRAEAYAANRYIIDRVKHEVPIWKREFYLDGSSEWSQGCSHETQH
- the tig gene encoding trigger factor; the encoded protein is MEFKTKKNQNASVELKLTFDKNDLEKAFEKAYKEKQKELKVPGFRPGKAPLDMVKRHLGDSVANDAINLLLAETVSDLSGKLEHKMVRFPKFTVEDYIPGKSLLATAVYDSEPEVTLGKYKKIKIKLPEVQVTDEDVVEELQFVRKQLARKLLREPQEGAEANDIVDMEFEVKEEGKEPTNAKNGSSDYKLGEANNLPGFDDHLYGMKTGELKNFSYTYPADYGREDLANKTVEFAMTLKAIYKEVLPELDDDLASEYDGSTSLQALKDKFKEDLTKNYTEGVKSKKMEEIYKELVEDSKFVFPDSYVNEESEHVYQGMMQDVLGRGQGGRIPKEHIPSIEKYAEMVGKPLEEIRSSFKDIAENRLKGYFARQKLAAAENISLSDEEFDKEISSLASRYGMPDADFKKELEKGKLIETYRDNFLAKKIDDTLFQLVEKKYNEKMSIRQLKEFLSNKETGGV
- the rktP gene encoding Arg-Lys translocation region protein phosphatase RktP; the protein is MFPQIQSKHRLAFASFTASFILFLLYLLLDDFLFGEEIRKELRHFVWLRLLIGFFFSGILGTLTFYLLQFNFRSLRSLSQLLQNWTQDVYEDSGEIEREDELGELARHFRIALYQRKAKEENVSQEALSKKERELSDKIQKFFHKVRLHKIKNLDITVFPRSSEKAESDYASIIPTADGCLGILAGFPNYGALESALKTRLEGMISLAQETTGLRGEDLLYKIDRAIRSTPISYLNLTLFYLETRNGEAGILQYQKLPAFVHRNGKTNVLPNSKQVFYDFRSTQRDVRKISLKPGEFFVVLSDRLLELSNGTTETQFHSKLQNWSSNKEYKNSRDLTLDFGRFLETEAGKKGLSNAAILTVGRVWD
- the tatC gene encoding twin-arginine translocase subunit TatC, whose amino-acid sequence is MSSKTKPPKQKTLESPKLTPDPDALVTEREKFMTLGEHLEELRSVLLRTIFVFSFFFVASLFFGEEIHKVFTRPYKNVLGEGATFYQIKLMAPFMVYLRTGFMVSVLVSFPFTLVFLWGFVAPALEPKTARLGKALIAFSTVLFWLGVWLCWTQAFENFLRIFLVTFRPLDIETKLPIDEYYDVFFNIHLIFGLAFQLPVLMVLLAALGILKLSFLLSHWREAILGLAVAAAVLSPGPDIMSMLMLFIPLLGLFAISLVLIAIIERK
- a CDS encoding MoaD/ThiS family protein, translated to MFVQVLFFAAMKDHFSSQERLELTEESNVRGLRDFLLERKPEASSLLQVSRFAVNQVVVGDEFILQEGAIVAVLPPSSGG
- the trxA gene encoding thioredoxin, giving the protein MALTEINDSTFTSEITEGMVLVDCWAEWCGPCRMVSPVLEELSSELNGTLKIKKLNVDDNQDTAQKLNIQSLPTLLLFKDGQLVDKIIGALPKAQIKSFIERHK
- a CDS encoding cAMP/cGMP-dependent 3',5'-cyclic-AMP/GMP phosphodiesterase, which produces MLKEQTRGYIELPRGGYLVDTSEGYFQIGSPPETIKDTMAEKKTPLVFILPNKFFHVEKGISTAELEFPIYFNFFLRQKKTTIICTSEQKDQLITVLKESLMGPEEINLESEYLNGAESYGFPDMKAEMAYFRGYKGLDDVVEFLVFDTDNMVNLGKVLVRKLPSGDFRITDGSKETEIPGEVGFNIKYEIGHRLEEPFQAPILGITCLGPSHGFDPEDNTSGFIIWLNHQGIMVDPPVNSTEWLRMSNVNPKLINHVILTHCHADHDAGTFQKIMEETKITIHATATVMESFIRKYSALTKIPRKELLELFNFQPIIIGRPAMINGGEFNFHYALHSIPSVGFEFFFQDQSFVYTSDHLNEPDVHEKMFEKGVLPESRWKFLKEFPWDRRIIYHEAGIPPLHTRVSYLASLPPDIQEKITVYHIARSDMPEGTKLKLARFGIENTVYPEITPPKHMEAYNLLDILSQIDIFSGFPIEKAKEFLLIVQEERYKRGDQIIKKGTPGDKFYIIASGNVKFEGLLANSDIGPIKRYGQYEYFGEASLVLDLPRAADVYAETDVVALTIDKNKFLQFIRNTDLRQNLIRLNSIRDSNSWKTLIDSRHFKGLTSHQVTQLEMIMRLSKVNRGSVLISEKAFYHEAYIIRHGKVSVYQAGKKLAELSDGDFVGEIYAISKKLVSSYTFQAESETELFSISQNELIQYIKRNPGVYMRMNTVY
- the clpP gene encoding ATP-dependent Clp endopeptidase proteolytic subunit ClpP, which produces MSVIPVVIEQTGRSERSYDIYSRLLKDRIIFLGNAISDEYANVVIAQLLFLDAENPDRDIYLYINSPGGYVSSGLAIYDTMQYIKADVRTLCVGQASSMAALLLAGGAKGKRSALPHSRIMMHQPTGGATGQASDIAIQAKEVLKLKEVLNGLYAKHTDKTVEMIQKDTERDLYMTAEEAQAYGIIDSVISIERQKN
- a CDS encoding Sec-independent protein translocase subunit TatA/TatB, with amino-acid sequence MYSPLAFIGNLGWPEILIILFLALLLFGGKRLPSLAKDLGDGIRSFRKSLSGDSEGESAKIQEPEEKPATSTKKSKKSA
- the clpX gene encoding ATP-dependent Clp protease ATP-binding subunit ClpX, with the translated sequence MAKKPTGTNSKQKLFCSFCGKEQDSVKRLVAGPGVYICDECISLCNEIIAEEPEQEKERTELLGEVPNPAAIKAILDQYVIGQDHAKKALSVAVYNHYKRIYLKDKKADIELEKSNILLIGPTGSGKTLLAQTLAKIIKVPFAIVDATALTEAGYVGEDVENIILKLIQNADNDIKKAEIGIIYIDEVDKIARKSDSASITRDVSGEGVQQALLKIIEGTVANVPPQGGRKHPHQEYLQVDTKNILFILGGAFVDLDNIIKTRTGVKTIGFGSDEKEGKVVRDESKGEILARVIPDDLMKFGLIPEFIGRMPVIATLQDLSIEMLKRIFKEPKNAILRQYTKILEMENVKLSFEESAIDKIAQLAIERESGARGLRAIVENLMLDLMYEIPSRKDVEEVIITEDAVTGTKPPKLVLKKEPKIA
- the mobA gene encoding molybdenum cofactor guanylyltransferase; protein product: MRPSTDTSGILLAGGLSSRMGRDKALLSLRDETNFLQKSYHKLRSLCETVYVSVREEQKEVYSNYISREFLISDSISKVQGPLCGILSAFSAATKDFHPSSFLVLAVDMPLLKTKTLLRLMMSGKDSKDGAFYRTEAGIEPLCGLYKSEFLSSLLERTRKEEKISFSPKDLLEDADLSLFEIPVREKRGFSNLNTPKDLLGF